Proteins encoded by one window of Clostridium perfringens:
- a CDS encoding FAD-dependent oxidoreductase, with protein MEKVDFSKFTGDLVTRENIEYEKSIESWNRAIKKYPLGIVFCNNIDDVKNALEWAKENNIPFRIRVGRHNYEGYSIGNDVLVIDLSKMNNIIIDEENMKVTIEGGVKNEEIYEALGVLGYPFPGGGCPTVGVVGFALGGGWGYSSRLLGLGCDNLLEVKFINSKGKIVIANEYDNSDLFWAAKGGGGGNFGVVISMTFKIPQKIEMATLIDIDYPNAEKEELVYVIRTLQKKFKNLDRRMNLKTAIYNSKDKGIGVKITGLFYGHKEEANEILLPFKLPTRVNFNLSYMRVLEANRKIEYSHPPYEKYKSTGRFVFRDYDNSEIEKLIDIVSNRAEGAYYTAISFYGLGGAVKDVYKNSSAFYYRDARFIMGIQSVWEDDIFAEENIKWIKNNFKYIESITTGSFINFPFKDLKDYEEEYYGENKDKLREIRKKYDENRFFAFEQGIK; from the coding sequence ATGGAAAAGGTTGATTTTTCTAAATTTACTGGTGATTTAGTAACTAGAGAAAATATAGAGTATGAAAAAAGTATAGAATCTTGGAATAGAGCTATAAAAAAATATCCTTTAGGGATAGTTTTTTGTAATAATATTGATGATGTAAAAAATGCTTTAGAATGGGCTAAAGAAAATAATATTCCATTTAGAATAAGAGTTGGACGTCATAACTATGAAGGATACTCCATAGGAAATGATGTATTAGTAATAGATTTAAGTAAAATGAATAATATAATCATTGATGAAGAAAATATGAAAGTTACTATAGAAGGTGGCGTTAAAAATGAAGAAATATATGAAGCCTTAGGTGTTTTAGGATATCCATTTCCAGGAGGGGGATGCCCTACAGTTGGTGTTGTAGGCTTTGCTCTTGGTGGAGGTTGGGGATATTCAAGTAGATTACTTGGGCTTGGATGCGACAATCTTCTAGAAGTAAAGTTTATAAATAGCAAAGGGAAAATTGTTATAGCTAATGAATATGATAATTCTGATTTATTCTGGGCTGCCAAAGGGGGTGGAGGTGGAAATTTTGGAGTAGTTATTTCAATGACCTTTAAAATTCCTCAAAAAATAGAAATGGCAACTTTAATAGATATAGATTACCCTAATGCGGAAAAAGAAGAACTTGTTTATGTAATAAGAACATTACAAAAAAAGTTCAAGAACTTAGATAGGAGAATGAACTTAAAAACAGCTATCTACAATTCAAAGGATAAGGGAATTGGAGTTAAGATTACAGGATTATTTTATGGACATAAAGAAGAAGCTAATGAAATATTACTTCCATTTAAATTGCCAACAAGGGTTAATTTTAATTTAAGTTACATGAGAGTTTTAGAAGCTAATAGAAAGATTGAATATAGTCATCCTCCTTATGAAAAATATAAATCAACAGGAAGATTTGTATTTAGAGATTATGATAATTCTGAAATAGAAAAACTTATAGATATAGTTTCAAATAGAGCAGAGGGAGCATATTATACTGCCATATCCTTTTATGGACTTGGTGGAGCAGTAAAAGATGTTTATAAGAATTCATCAGCTTTTTACTATAGGGATGCAAGGTTTATTATGGGAATACAATCTGTTTGGGAAGATGATATTTTTGCAGAAGAAAATATAAAATGGATTAAAAATAATTTTAAATACATAGAAAGCATAACTACTGGATCATTTATAAACTTTCCTTTTAAAGACCTTAAGGATTATGAAGAAGAATATTATGGAGAAAACAAGGACAAGCTAAGAGAGATTAGAAAAAAATATGATGAAAATAGATTTTTTGCTTTCGAGCAGGGAATAAAATAA
- a CDS encoding LacI family DNA-binding transcriptional regulator: protein MVNEGAKLTINDIAKKAKTSKTTVSFYLNGKFDKMSPDTKRRIEQVIEETNYSPNIMARSLKLKKSNLIGVVVADITNPFSSNIVKGIGEITRRKGYQILVGSTNLDYYNEEEYFKKMLDMGVDGFIVQPTKNFDKLYPAIKNKGKKIVVLDSVSSRYTGKWVKTNNYEIVYEAVLKLAEKGYEEFILVTEAPDKLAARMERKTGFEDAVNKINCKSFIEIINENTEVDEIAEMLKINISNNKKTVIFAINGKILQKVFKAVKMEGFDVPNHVGIIGFDKWDWTMYASPSVTTIDQPTYEEGKYAAKMLIEMIEENDDFYKSEVFDCNINWEESTDL, encoded by the coding sequence GTGGTAAATGAAGGCGCTAAGTTAACCATAAATGATATTGCTAAAAAAGCTAAAACTTCAAAAACTACGGTATCATTTTATTTAAATGGTAAATTTGATAAAATGTCCCCGGATACAAAAAGAAGAATAGAACAGGTTATTGAAGAAACAAATTATAGTCCAAACATAATGGCAAGAAGTTTAAAATTAAAAAAATCAAATTTAATAGGTGTTGTAGTTGCAGATATAACAAATCCTTTTAGTAGTAATATAGTTAAAGGAATTGGGGAGATTACTAGAAGAAAGGGTTATCAAATATTAGTAGGTAGCACTAATTTAGATTATTACAATGAAGAAGAGTATTTTAAAAAGATGCTAGATATGGGGGTTGATGGCTTTATAGTTCAACCTACTAAAAATTTTGACAAGTTATATCCAGCAATAAAAAATAAGGGTAAGAAAATCGTAGTATTAGATAGTGTTTCTTCAAGGTACACTGGAAAATGGGTGAAAACCAATAACTACGAAATAGTCTATGAAGCAGTTTTAAAGTTAGCTGAAAAGGGATATGAAGAGTTTATTTTAGTAACAGAAGCTCCAGATAAATTAGCAGCAAGAATGGAAAGAAAAACTGGTTTTGAAGATGCTGTAAATAAGATAAATTGCAAAAGTTTTATTGAAATTATAAATGAAAATACAGAGGTTGATGAAATTGCTGAGATGCTTAAAATAAATATAAGCAATAATAAGAAAACTGTTATATTTGCTATAAATGGTAAAATACTTCAAAAGGTTTTTAAGGCTGTAAAAATGGAAGGATTTGATGTTCCAAATCATGTTGGAATAATTGGATTCGATAAATGGGATTGGACAATGTATGCAAGTCCATCTGTAACTACAATAGATCAACCAACTTATGAAGAGGGAAAATATGCTGCTAAAATGCTTATTGAAATGATTGAGGAAAATGATGATTTTTATAAATCAGAGGTATTTGATTGTAATATAAACTGGGAAGAATCAACTGATTTATAA
- a CDS encoding heparinase II/III family protein translates to MSNYSNKIEGLKAKVNEYMQVYDAEFVRYYINHNCKNEVDKKLIGSNLILNNSFIFDDEWDMEQCKIPYLNRDLDWNFTPNGDEEWVFMLNRHEYFEKLIAAYYFSNDEKYLDKLKELIFNWIEKNEIKECGGPTIRTIDTGIRCFSWMKSLLHLIHENKLEDEEILKIISSIKEQLEYLKKSYIDKYVLSNWGVLQTTAIITCSLWLKEFIEDEELYKWALEELYREINLQVLEDGSHWEQSVMYHIEVLNCSMATIHYVKYFNVDLDEEFLEKIHSMAKYLVYCGDSNSIQVAQGDSDRSDIRDVLLRASILFNDPHLKFRAYETMDLTSILLFGRDGFLKYTNMDAEEITKLNKSFIDSGNIYIRSGWDKEASFTYLQNGTLGSGHGHSDLCHFSIHYGGEPFLIDSGRYTYVESDLLREYLKSVKAHNVSVIDDSPFAIPKNSWKYNKYPDVMKNYFNEKDNIAYAEMAYLATLSDGTPYTVIRKVLVISPDIWVIVNDIRCSGKHICKNYYNLDYKVKVIKEEGYFRCVNKESEIKIYNNNVDKKYIENTLISTNYNSINNSKKIVTQGTFENNFVNYDIILGQNLKSIEIKDPSIVQYNSKEKIDTSVAITKEFVINENESYTVIIFNKETFKGAKVYMYDDLALYGKVIVVHRVKDKREIIRLKA, encoded by the coding sequence ATGAGTAATTATTCTAATAAAATAGAGGGATTAAAAGCAAAGGTTAATGAGTATATGCAAGTATATGATGCTGAGTTTGTAAGGTATTATATAAATCATAATTGTAAGAATGAAGTAGATAAAAAGTTAATAGGTTCTAATTTAATTCTTAATAATTCTTTTATATTTGATGATGAATGGGATATGGAACAATGTAAAATTCCATATTTAAATAGAGATTTAGATTGGAACTTTACTCCTAATGGAGATGAGGAATGGGTATTTATGCTTAATAGACATGAATACTTTGAAAAATTAATTGCAGCCTATTATTTTAGTAATGATGAAAAATATTTAGATAAGTTAAAGGAATTAATATTTAATTGGATTGAAAAGAATGAAATAAAGGAGTGTGGAGGACCAACAATAAGAACAATAGATACTGGAATAAGATGTTTTAGTTGGATGAAGTCTCTTTTACACTTGATTCATGAAAATAAATTAGAAGATGAAGAAATATTAAAAATAATTTCTAGTATAAAAGAACAATTAGAGTATTTGAAAAAATCTTATATTGATAAATATGTTCTTAGCAATTGGGGAGTATTACAGACAACAGCAATAATTACTTGCTCACTATGGTTAAAAGAATTTATTGAGGATGAGGAATTATATAAGTGGGCACTTGAGGAACTATACAGGGAAATAAATCTTCAAGTTTTAGAAGATGGTTCACATTGGGAGCAGTCTGTAATGTATCATATTGAAGTACTAAATTGTTCTATGGCAACTATACACTATGTTAAGTATTTTAATGTTGATTTAGATGAGGAGTTCTTAGAAAAAATACATTCTATGGCTAAATATTTAGTTTACTGTGGAGATTCAAATTCAATTCAAGTTGCTCAAGGGGACAGTGACAGAAGTGATATTAGAGATGTTCTTCTTAGGGCATCTATATTATTTAATGATCCTCATTTAAAATTTAGAGCATATGAAACTATGGATTTAACCAGTATATTATTGTTTGGAAGAGATGGATTTTTAAAATATACAAATATGGATGCAGAGGAAATTACAAAGCTTAATAAGTCCTTTATAGACTCTGGTAATATTTATATAAGAAGTGGATGGGACAAAGAGGCAAGTTTTACTTATTTACAAAATGGTACTCTTGGAAGTGGACATGGACATTCAGATTTATGCCATTTTTCAATTCATTATGGTGGAGAACCATTTTTAATAGATTCAGGTAGGTATACCTATGTTGAAAGTGATCTTTTAAGAGAATATTTAAAATCTGTTAAGGCTCATAATGTATCTGTAATTGATGATTCTCCTTTTGCTATTCCTAAGAATTCATGGAAATATAATAAATATCCAGATGTTATGAAAAATTATTTTAATGAAAAAGATAATATAGCTTATGCTGAAATGGCTTATTTAGCAACTTTAAGTGATGGAACACCATATACGGTTATTAGAAAGGTGTTAGTTATATCTCCAGATATATGGGTAATAGTTAATGATATAAGATGTAGTGGAAAGCATATATGCAAAAATTATTATAATTTAGATTATAAGGTTAAGGTGATTAAAGAAGAGGGTTATTTTAGATGTGTAAATAAAGAAAGTGAAATTAAGATTTATAATAACAATGTAGATAAGAAATATATAGAAAATACTTTAATTTCAACAAATTATAATAGTATAAATAATAGTAAAAAGATAGTAACACAAGGTACTTTTGAAAATAATTTTGTGAACTATGATATAATTTTAGGGCAGAATTTAAAAAGTATAGAAATAAAGGATCCTAGTATTGTACAATATAATTCAAAAGAAAAGATTGATACAAGTGTGGCAATAACTAAAGAATTTGTAATAAACGAAAATGAGAGTTATACTGTTATAATATTTAATAAAGAAACATTTAAAGGGGCTAAGGTATATATGTATGACGATTTGGCTTTATATGGTAAGGTTATTGTTGTGCATAGAGTTAAAGACAAGAGAGAAATAATTCGTTTGAAAGCATAA
- the yajC gene encoding preprotein translocase subunit YajC: protein MNDRVLWLIILVLATYTIIISFVSPMIHKKRMKEQEKARDIYLSKLKPGDKVIIISGIYGIIKGINNNIVKLEISKGVIIEIDKESIMGVLN from the coding sequence ATGAATGATAGAGTGCTTTGGTTAATAATATTAGTACTGGCTACATATACTATTATAATATCTTTTGTTTCACCAATGATACACAAAAAAAGAATGAAAGAGCAAGAAAAGGCTAGAGACATTTATTTATCAAAATTAAAACCAGGAGACAAGGTTATTATTATATCAGGCATATATGGGATAATTAAAGGAATAAACAATAATATAGTTAAATTAGAAATTTCAAAGGGCGTTATAATAGAAATCGATAAAGAAAGTATTATGGGCGTTTTAAATTAA
- a CDS encoding PTS sugar transporter subunit IIA, producing the protein MKILVVGHGEYSTGIKSVIKLLTGVEENIDAINLNGELTHDEFTVKVKNYIEDNNDLIVFADITGGAPFQITSREILLNEKSENQYVVGGVSVACILEVVMNTLVLENNENHRGVIEEALNKLPEMSSVICRKDLVG; encoded by the coding sequence ATGAAAATATTAGTAGTAGGACATGGAGAATATTCAACTGGGATAAAATCAGTAATAAAATTACTAACTGGAGTAGAAGAAAATATTGATGCAATAAATTTAAATGGAGAATTAACTCATGATGAGTTTACTGTTAAAGTTAAAAACTACATAGAAGATAATAATGATCTAATTGTTTTTGCAGATATAACAGGGGGAGCACCTTTCCAAATAACATCAAGAGAAATATTATTAAATGAAAAATCAGAAAATCAATATGTTGTTGGTGGAGTTTCAGTAGCTTGTATTTTAGAAGTTGTTATGAATACATTAGTATTAGAAAACAATGAAAATCATAGAGGAGTTATTGAAGAAGCTTTAAATAAATTACCTGAAATGTCATCAGTTATTTGTAGAAAGGACTTAGTTGGTTAA
- a CDS encoding PTS system mannose/fructose/sorbose family transporter subunit IID, with protein MESRVLTKSDYIKTSLRAFFLQNGFNYGNYQGLGYANILYPALKKIYRNNEEGFKKALGENVEFFNSNPHFLPFITSLHLVMLDSGRSSEEARTIKLALMGPLAGIGDSLSQFCLAPLFSTIAASLAQDGLIAGPILFFVAMNAILLTIKLLTGIYGYKLGTSIIDVLSEKMAQISAVASMIGVTVISGLAVSFTKIQIAYKYTAQMPDGAEKVVSIQEMLDKIAPALLPALYTILIFYLIKKRKWTTYHLVILTIVVGILGSVLKILA; from the coding sequence GTGGAATCTAGAGTATTAACCAAAAGTGATTATATAAAAACATCTCTTAGAGCATTCTTTTTACAGAATGGATTTAACTATGGTAACTATCAAGGATTAGGATATGCAAATATACTATATCCTGCTTTAAAGAAAATTTATAGAAATAATGAAGAAGGCTTTAAGAAAGCATTAGGTGAAAACGTAGAATTCTTTAACTCTAACCCTCACTTTCTTCCTTTCATCACAAGTTTACATTTAGTAATGCTTGACTCAGGAAGATCATCTGAAGAGGCTAGAACAATAAAACTTGCATTAATGGGACCTCTAGCAGGAATAGGTGATTCACTTTCACAATTCTGTTTAGCACCATTATTCTCAACAATAGCAGCTAGTTTAGCTCAAGATGGTTTAATAGCTGGACCAATATTATTCTTTGTAGCTATGAACGCTATATTATTAACAATTAAATTATTAACAGGTATATATGGTTATAAATTAGGAACTAGTATTATAGATGTTTTAAGTGAAAAAATGGCTCAAATCTCTGCTGTAGCTAGTATGATCGGTGTTACTGTTATATCAGGATTAGCAGTTTCTTTCACAAAAATACAAATTGCTTATAAATACACAGCTCAAATGCCAGATGGAGCTGAAAAAGTTGTATCAATACAAGAAATGTTAGATAAAATAGCACCAGCTCTTTTACCAGCATTATATACAATACTTATATTCTACCTTATAAAGAAACGTAAATGGACAACTTACCATTTAGTTATCTTAACAATAGTAGTAGGTATTTTAGGATCAGTTTTAAAAATTTTAGCTTAG